Proteins encoded within one genomic window of Methanobrevibacter arboriphilus JCM 13429 = DSM 1125:
- a CDS encoding ATP-dependent DNA ligase, whose protein sequence is MKYKKLVDVYESLAATTKRLEKTSILSEFFKEVDTETLPKVVLMALGTVFPPWCEEEQGLADKLLMKSIANVVGVSINKVEDQVREQGDIGGAAEELYKNKSQTTFFFKPLEIDFVFNNLRKLTKISGDRSTSRKIAIVLELLSSATATEAKYISRTIIEELRIGVGEGTIRDAISQAFEVEKSVADRAHMLTNDLGLVAKVAKEEGENGLKKLNLSPGKPVKPMLAQLSEGIAISVEEMGEAICETKYDGIRVQIHKKDDEINLFTRRLENISKAIPEMVDYIRESFPNQDFIAEGEIIATKNNNPISFQYMLQRVRRKYNIEKAIEDVPLKLYLFDLLYFKEPMIDNPLEIRRATLESIVKTEKSQINLSKMIKVTVENISDAQTLFNESISKGHEGIMIKNPKEPYIPGIRGKKMLKFKAEPETLDVVVVGGTYGVGKRANFIGSYKVALADENGGLKTLAHVATGLDDETLAELTNLMKKYKIVEKGTKINVEPRIILEIAYSEIVKSPEYEAGYSLRFPVVKRIREDKGLADIDTVERLKSMFKG, encoded by the coding sequence ATGAAGTATAAAAAACTAGTTGATGTATATGAATCATTGGCTGCAACAACAAAGCGTTTGGAAAAAACAAGCATATTATCTGAATTTTTTAAAGAAGTAGATACTGAAACACTCCCCAAAGTTGTTCTTATGGCCTTAGGTACAGTTTTTCCTCCATGGTGTGAAGAAGAACAAGGTTTAGCTGATAAATTACTTATGAAATCAATAGCAAATGTTGTGGGTGTTTCAATAAATAAAGTAGAGGACCAAGTAAGAGAACAAGGAGATATTGGTGGAGCTGCTGAAGAATTGTATAAAAATAAATCTCAAACTACTTTCTTTTTTAAACCTCTCGAGATAGATTTTGTATTTAATAATCTTAGAAAATTAACTAAAATCTCTGGTGATAGGTCAACATCAAGGAAAATAGCTATTGTTTTAGAACTTTTATCATCTGCTACAGCAACTGAAGCAAAATATATATCAAGAACTATAATTGAAGAGCTTAGGATAGGGGTTGGAGAAGGAACAATACGTGACGCAATTTCACAAGCATTTGAAGTAGAAAAATCAGTTGCAGATCGTGCACATATGCTTACAAATGATTTAGGACTAGTAGCTAAAGTAGCTAAAGAAGAAGGAGAAAATGGACTCAAAAAATTGAATTTAAGTCCTGGTAAGCCAGTAAAACCTATGTTAGCTCAGCTTTCAGAGGGAATAGCTATTAGTGTTGAAGAAATGGGAGAAGCTATCTGTGAAACAAAATATGATGGAATAAGAGTTCAAATACATAAAAAAGATGATGAAATAAACCTATTTACCCGTCGACTTGAAAATATTAGTAAAGCAATTCCTGAAATGGTAGATTATATTAGAGAATCATTCCCCAACCAAGATTTTATAGCTGAAGGCGAAATAATTGCTACAAAAAACAATAATCCTATCTCTTTTCAGTATATGCTGCAAAGAGTAAGAAGAAAATACAATATTGAAAAAGCAATTGAAGATGTACCACTCAAATTATATCTTTTTGACCTCCTATATTTTAAAGAACCAATGATAGATAATCCATTAGAAATAAGGCGTGCAACACTTGAATCTATTGTTAAAACCGAAAAAAGCCAAATAAACCTTAGCAAAATGATTAAAGTCACAGTTGAAAATATTTCAGATGCTCAAACACTTTTTAATGAGTCTATATCTAAAGGGCATGAAGGAATTATGATAAAAAATCCAAAAGAACCATATATTCCTGGAATACGTGGCAAAAAAATGTTAAAATTTAAGGCTGAACCAGAAACATTAGATGTAGTAGTGGTGGGTGGAACTTACGGTGTTGGAAAAAGAGCAAACTTTATTGGATCATATAAAGTAGCTTTAGCTGATGAAAATGGTGGTTTAAAAACACTAGCACATGTAGCTACTGGTTTAGATGATGAAACATTAGCAGAACTAACTAACCTCATGAAAAAATACAAAATTGTAGAAAAAGGTACAAAGATAAACGTTGAGCCAAGAATAATTCTAGAAATTGCATATAGTGAGATAGTTAAAAGTCCTGAATATGAAGCAGGATACTCTTTAAGATTTCCAGTAGTAAAAAGAATTAGGGAAGATAAAGGACTAGCAGATATTGATACTGTGGAACGTTTAAAATCTATGTTTAAAGGATAG
- a CDS encoding glutaredoxin family protein: MKLEHVDGENKGNIVLFALSTCGWCKKTRMLIENLGVEYNYIYVDLTNGDEREEAVETLKQYNPDISFPTLVINDTDTIIGFEEDKIKAKLS; this comes from the coding sequence ATGAAATTAGAACATGTAGATGGTGAAAATAAAGGAAACATTGTTTTGTTTGCTTTGAGTACTTGTGGATGGTGTAAAAAAACAAGAATGCTAATTGAAAATCTTGGGGTAGAATACAATTACATTTATGTTGATTTAACAAATGGTGATGAAAGAGAAGAAGCTGTTGAAACTCTTAAACAATATAATCCAGACATTTCATTCCCAACATTAGTGATAAACGATACTGATACAATAATTGGATTCGAAGAGGATAAAATTAAAGCCAAATTAAGTTAA
- a CDS encoding ferredoxin-thioredoxin reductase catalytic domain-containing protein — protein sequence MGQAYDNFKKEAESSGYNVNADVEFVEMLLENIDVNIERYGYGACPCRLASGEKEKDLDLICPCDYRDEDLDNYGACFCALYVTQDVLDGKKKLTSIPDRRLKELELKKNKKTQSNEDNVSSLNFEFPVWRCKVCGYLCSRPKPPNKCPICKVDAERFEQIL from the coding sequence ATGGGTCAAGCTTATGATAACTTTAAAAAAGAAGCCGAATCTTCTGGTTATAATGTCAATGCTGATGTGGAATTTGTAGAGATGTTGCTTGAAAACATTGATGTTAATATTGAAAGATATGGATATGGAGCTTGTCCTTGTAGATTAGCATCAGGAGAAAAAGAAAAAGATCTTGATTTGATTTGTCCCTGTGATTACAGAGATGAGGATTTAGATAATTATGGAGCCTGCTTCTGTGCATTATATGTTACTCAAGATGTTTTAGATGGTAAAAAAAAGTTAACATCAATACCAGATAGGAGGTTGAAGGAATTGGAACTTAAAAAAAATAAAAAGACTCAATCAAACGAAGATAATGTTTCATCTCTTAATTTTGAGTTTCCTGTGTGGAGATGCAAAGTTTGTGGATATTTATGTAGTAGACCAAAACCTCCAAATAAATGTCCAATCTGTAAAGTAGATGCTGAAAGATTTGAACAAATATTGTAA
- a CDS encoding methanogenesis marker 8 protein — protein MDEHIIEAMGRAKITIRDGKVIDIEDPKIEYCPLFHKHRGIEKLDKESIKKNIEFRMADFGMCSEDREIKMKDFLSFGISETISTLLNQNIIDCAIMVCEGCGTVIVETGEMAQGIGGRVSGLSETKPIPKIIGKIGEKNVLDPKNALIDQIKGIELAKSKGHKNIAVTIANPDDAENIRKLEKKYNENGEKINIYIFSVHNTGIKREGCEQLFEYCDVITSCASKDIRDIGDEKSKKKVGESIPIYAATNKGKYFLELRLEHIGGMKPKKDPKTPEPLI, from the coding sequence ATGGATGAACATATTATAGAAGCTATGGGAAGAGCTAAAATTACTATTAGAGATGGAAAAGTTATTGATATAGAGGATCCTAAAATAGAATATTGTCCATTATTTCATAAACATAGAGGAATTGAAAAATTAGATAAAGAATCAATAAAAAAAAATATAGAATTTAGGATGGCTGATTTTGGAATGTGTTCAGAAGATAGGGAGATTAAAATGAAAGATTTCTTATCTTTTGGAATCTCTGAAACTATTTCAACACTACTAAATCAAAATATTATCGATTGTGCAATTATGGTTTGTGAAGGCTGTGGAACCGTGATTGTTGAAACTGGAGAAATGGCTCAAGGAATTGGAGGACGTGTATCTGGTTTGTCTGAAACAAAGCCAATACCTAAAATAATTGGTAAAATTGGAGAAAAAAATGTTCTTGATCCAAAAAACGCTTTAATTGATCAAATTAAAGGTATTGAATTAGCAAAATCTAAGGGACATAAAAATATCGCAGTTACAATAGCTAATCCCGATGATGCAGAAAATATAAGAAAATTAGAAAAAAAATATAATGAAAATGGTGAAAAAATAAATATATACATATTTAGTGTTCATAATACTGGCATTAAGCGAGAGGGTTGTGAACAGCTATTTGAATACTGTGATGTTATAACTTCATGTGCTTCAAAAGATATTAGAGATATTGGTGATGAAAAATCTAAGAAAAAAGTAGGAGAGTCAATACCAATCTATGCTGCAACAAACAAAGGAAAATATTTTTTAGAACTAAGATTAGAACATATAGGAGGAATGAAACCTAAAAAAGATCCTAAAACACCAGAACCATTAATTTAA
- the thiC gene encoding phosphomethylpyrimidine synthase yields MTQMKEARKGNITKEVEIIANEEHISPEKLRKMIAIGKVVIPKNINRKTKPCGIGDNLKTKINANIGSSTKMENLPLEIEKAKTAVKYGADAVMDLSTGSNLKEFREKIMDEINIPIGTVPIYEAGVATQKRGEPITSMSEEDIFKAIENQAKEGVDFMTLHCGINKDLVEKLTHAKRTMGIVSRGGTFLASWILHNGIENPLYENYDYILEIANEYDITLSLGDGLRPGCLQDATDISQIQELVNLGTLVKKAQDASVQSMVEGPGHVPMNQIASNMQIQKTLCYGAPFYVLGPIVTDLAPGYDHITSAIGGAIAAQSGANFLCYVTPAEHLSIPNLEDVKEGVIASKIAAQAADVAKGLNSALEKEKDMAIARKTFNWDKQFELAFDREKCEKYRESCPVEEEDMCSMCGEYCAIRIAKDDF; encoded by the coding sequence TTGACTCAAATGAAAGAAGCTAGAAAAGGCAACATAACTAAAGAAGTTGAAATTATAGCTAACGAGGAACATATTTCTCCTGAAAAACTTAGAAAGATGATTGCTATAGGTAAAGTTGTAATACCAAAAAATATCAACAGAAAAACAAAACCATGTGGAATTGGAGACAACTTGAAAACAAAAATCAATGCAAACATTGGATCATCAACAAAAATGGAAAATCTACCTCTTGAAATTGAAAAAGCTAAAACAGCAGTGAAATATGGTGCTGATGCAGTAATGGATTTGAGTACTGGATCAAATCTTAAAGAATTTAGAGAAAAAATAATGGATGAAATAAATATCCCCATAGGAACTGTTCCAATATATGAAGCAGGAGTAGCTACACAAAAAAGAGGAGAGCCTATAACAAGTATGAGTGAAGAAGATATTTTTAAAGCCATTGAAAATCAAGCCAAAGAAGGTGTTGATTTTATGACACTTCACTGTGGTATAAATAAAGACCTTGTAGAAAAATTAACACATGCTAAAAGAACAATGGGGATTGTTAGTAGAGGAGGTACCTTTTTAGCATCATGGATCCTTCATAATGGTATAGAAAACCCATTATATGAAAATTATGATTATATTCTTGAAATAGCAAATGAATATGATATTACATTAAGTTTAGGGGATGGATTAAGACCTGGCTGTCTTCAGGATGCAACAGATATCTCACAAATACAAGAATTAGTAAATCTTGGAACTTTAGTAAAAAAAGCACAAGATGCATCAGTACAAAGTATGGTAGAAGGTCCAGGACATGTTCCAATGAACCAAATAGCATCAAATATGCAAATACAAAAAACTCTATGTTACGGTGCTCCTTTCTATGTTCTTGGACCAATAGTGACTGATTTAGCTCCAGGATATGATCATATTACTTCTGCAATAGGAGGAGCTATAGCTGCACAATCAGGAGCTAATTTCTTATGTTATGTTACACCTGCTGAACATCTATCAATTCCAAACCTTGAAGATGTAAAAGAAGGAGTTATTGCTTCTAAAATAGCAGCTCAAGCTGCAGATGTTGCAAAAGGATTAAATTCTGCATTAGAGAAAGAAAAAGATATGGCGATAGCTAGAAAAACATTTAATTGGGATAAACAGTTTGAACTTGCATTTGATAGAGAGAAATGTGAAAAATATCGTGAAAGCTGTCCAGTGGAAGAAGAAGATATGTGTTCCATGTGCGGAGAATACTGTGCTATTAGAATAGCAAAAGACGACTTTTAA
- a CDS encoding phosphatase PAP2 family protein, with translation MPVITDIGSTIVVFTISTVLLIVGILKKNMKLRRLAIIGLIAFIITAAIIFTLKVLVEEPRPFIVLKYVNLLIIENDPYSFPSGHSGNIFALATAFGLNCTLKLRGKQFKLAWILYPIALLTCFSRVYIGVHYPFDILIGAIIGIFGGLLATFIVNRYFNDINFLKEKINLKKYYKK, from the coding sequence ATGCCAGTTATAACAGATATAGGTAGTACTATAGTCGTTTTCACTATAAGTACAGTACTATTAATAGTTGGTATTTTAAAAAAAAATATGAAATTAAGAAGATTAGCTATAATTGGATTAATTGCCTTTATAATTACAGCTGCAATAATATTTACATTAAAAGTATTAGTGGAAGAACCAAGACCTTTTATAGTATTAAAATATGTAAATCTATTAATTATAGAAAATGACCCCTATTCTTTTCCTTCAGGACACTCAGGAAACATATTCGCATTAGCTACTGCATTTGGTCTTAACTGTACATTAAAATTAAGAGGAAAACAGTTTAAACTAGCTTGGATTCTTTATCCAATAGCATTATTAACTTGTTTTTCAAGAGTGTATATTGGAGTTCATTATCCATTCGATATTCTTATTGGAGCAATAATTGGAATATTTGGAGGTTTATTAGCTACTTTTATAGTAAATAGATATTTTAATGATATAAACTTTCTAAAAGAAAAAATTAATCTTAAAAAATATTACAAGAAATAA
- the glmM gene encoding phosphoglucosamine mutase translates to MKKRLFGTFGVRRTANDVLTPEFASKLAASYGTLIKGKVAIGGDTRTTTPMIKHAIIAGLMSSGCDVIDLGILPTPAVQYAVRNYYDGGIIVTASHNPPKYNGIKFVDKYGIGLSDTDEIAIENIYFDGEVDRASWKSIGNLFKNDKIIEEYIEEVLKRVDVKSIQEAKLKVVLDCGSGAGCFTAPIILRRLGCELITLNSQADGFFPGRDPEPIEANLGDLISAVKNLGADLGIAHDGDADRTICIDEKGNFVLGDKSFSLVQKRMLKEKNENLAHENTTNIIVTTVATSTAIYDIAKENNGEVIATAVGDLLVARKLKEENGLFGGEENGGLIFPDFVYGRDAALSAAKILEIMAIENKKLSELVEELPVYYSEKMKCECEDDKKQEVMEKVAGEVANLGYTIDTTDGVKIFKNEGWVIIRPSGTEPIFRCFSESNSQKTAIEMAEWGISLIEKFKN, encoded by the coding sequence ATGAAAAAACGATTATTTGGGACATTTGGTGTAAGAAGAACAGCTAATGACGTTTTAACACCAGAATTTGCATCAAAGCTAGCTGCAAGTTATGGTACTTTAATCAAAGGGAAAGTAGCTATTGGAGGAGATACTAGAACAACGACACCAATGATAAAACATGCCATAATTGCAGGACTTATGTCCTCTGGATGTGATGTTATAGATTTAGGAATCCTACCAACCCCTGCAGTACAGTATGCTGTTCGAAATTATTACGATGGAGGAATAATAGTCACTGCATCCCACAACCCTCCAAAATACAATGGTATTAAATTTGTTGATAAATATGGTATAGGTTTAAGTGATACTGATGAAATAGCTATTGAAAATATATATTTTGATGGTGAAGTAGATCGTGCATCTTGGAAATCTATTGGAAATCTTTTTAAAAATGATAAAATAATCGAAGAATACATAGAAGAAGTTCTTAAAAGAGTTGATGTTAAATCAATTCAAGAGGCTAAATTAAAAGTTGTTCTTGATTGTGGATCAGGAGCAGGATGTTTTACTGCACCAATTATTTTAAGAAGACTTGGATGTGAATTGATAACATTAAATTCTCAAGCAGATGGATTTTTCCCTGGTCGTGACCCAGAACCGATTGAAGCAAATTTAGGTGATTTAATATCTGCTGTTAAAAATTTAGGTGCAGATTTAGGAATAGCCCATGATGGGGATGCTGATAGAACAATATGTATTGATGAGAAAGGAAATTTTGTTCTTGGTGATAAATCATTCTCTTTAGTTCAAAAAAGAATGTTAAAAGAAAAAAATGAAAATTTAGCTCATGAAAACACTACAAATATAATTGTAACTACAGTTGCTACCTCAACAGCAATATATGATATTGCAAAAGAAAATAATGGAGAAGTAATAGCTACTGCTGTAGGAGATCTTCTAGTAGCTCGAAAATTAAAAGAAGAAAATGGCCTATTTGGTGGAGAAGAAAACGGAGGATTAATTTTCCCAGACTTCGTATATGGAAGAGATGCAGCACTTTCAGCAGCAAAAATATTAGAAATAATGGCTATAGAAAACAAAAAATTATCAGAACTTGTAGAAGAGCTTCCAGTATATTATTCAGAAAAAATGAAATGTGAATGTGAAGATGATAAAAAACAAGAAGTTATGGAAAAAGTTGCAGGTGAAGTAGCTAACCTCGGATATACCATCGATACAACTGATGGCGTTAAAATCTTTAAAAATGAGGGTTGGGTTATAATTCGTCCTTCTGGTACTGAACCAATATTTAGATGTTTTTCTGAAAGCAATTCCCAAAAAACAGCTATTGAAATGGCTGAATGGGGAATATCATTGATTGAAAAATTCAAAAATTAG
- a CDS encoding OB-fold nucleic acid binding domain-containing protein, whose product MEITDEKIFKIALITTIIGLIGMIIFAGEINPKEVIIKDIDRGMIDEEVTITGNIDKIQKSSNGKNYILTLNDGSGRINMMIFESTITKFAENEVNLENFENKKVIVTGTVTEFKSTMELIIHDSNSIKIEN is encoded by the coding sequence ATGGAAATAACAGATGAAAAAATATTTAAAATAGCTTTAATAACAACAATAATTGGATTAATAGGAATGATTATTTTTGCAGGAGAAATAAATCCCAAAGAAGTGATTATAAAAGATATAGATAGAGGAATGATAGATGAAGAGGTTACGATTACTGGAAATATAGATAAGATACAAAAATCATCAAATGGAAAAAATTACATTCTAACTCTTAATGATGGTTCTGGAAGAATAAATATGATGATATTTGAATCTACAATAACAAAATTTGCAGAAAATGAGGTTAACCTTGAAAATTTCGAAAATAAAAAGGTCATAGTTACAGGAACGGTTACTGAATTTAAATCAACAATGGAATTAATTATACATGATTCAAATTCCATCAAGATAGAAAACTAA
- a CDS encoding tetratricopeptide repeat protein has product MPIISFGSQDIDLITGKKTMTIRKLWKNPLKVGDRLHCYWNLVSKEKKKIFEAEVTDVKLISFKDLKNNDKIAKEEGYDSSQDMIKEFKKMYVNGIDEEDIFQIIRFKKLDVNKWEGEKIDEKAMVTQRADILFDSGKYDKSALCYTAALKFDPEDVYLLNKRGDNLSRLGKFEEAIECYNKALKIEPKNEYIWNNKSIALLNYGDPEEALNANNNAMKINPKNPVVLYWRGFILEVLGKFNEAIDIYDDLLKIDSKNPEVWNARGNLLSEMEELEEALKSYDMALELCFDDDEVDAETQNRKGNALLDLGRFDEALESYDKAIEIANNNSEDPSYFILNKGVVLMELNRFQEAMESFTKVLAIDPNNDDARVLRDECLENL; this is encoded by the coding sequence ATGCCAATCATATCATTTGGAAGCCAAGACATAGACCTCATAACTGGCAAAAAAACAATGACTATTAGAAAGTTATGGAAAAATCCTCTTAAAGTTGGAGATAGGTTACATTGCTATTGGAATTTAGTTTCTAAAGAAAAAAAGAAAATATTTGAAGCTGAAGTTACTGATGTCAAGCTAATTTCATTCAAAGATTTAAAAAATAATGATAAAATAGCTAAAGAAGAAGGATATGATAGTTCTCAAGATATGATTAAAGAATTTAAAAAGATGTATGTTAATGGTATTGATGAAGAAGATATATTTCAAATAATTCGTTTTAAAAAATTAGATGTTAATAAATGGGAAGGTGAAAAGATTGATGAAAAAGCAATGGTGACTCAAAGAGCAGATATATTATTTGATAGTGGTAAATATGATAAATCTGCTCTGTGTTATACTGCTGCTTTAAAATTTGATCCTGAAGATGTTTATTTACTAAATAAGAGAGGAGATAATTTATCTCGTTTAGGTAAGTTTGAGGAGGCTATTGAATGCTATAATAAAGCTTTGAAAATAGAGCCTAAAAATGAATATATTTGGAATAATAAATCTATTGCTCTTCTTAATTATGGTGATCCTGAAGAAGCTTTGAATGCTAATAATAATGCAATGAAAATAAATCCTAAAAATCCTGTTGTTTTATATTGGAGAGGATTTATTTTGGAAGTTTTAGGAAAATTTAACGAAGCTATTGATATCTATGATGATTTATTAAAAATAGATAGTAAAAATCCTGAAGTTTGGAATGCTCGTGGAAATTTGCTTTCTGAAATGGAAGAATTAGAAGAAGCCTTAAAGTCATACGATATGGCATTAGAATTGTGTTTTGATGATGATGAAGTGGATGCTGAAACACAAAATAGAAAAGGCAATGCTCTTTTAGATCTTGGAAGATTTGATGAAGCATTGGAATCTTATGATAAAGCTATAGAAATTGCCAATAATAATTCAGAAGACCCAAGCTATTTTATACTTAATAAAGGAGTTGTTTTAATGGAATTAAATAGATTTCAAGAAGCAATGGAAAGTTTTACTAAAGTATTAGCAATAGATCCTAATAATGATGATGCTAGAGTTTTAAGAGATGAATGTTTGGAGAATTTATAA
- a CDS encoding CBS domain-containing protein, producing MIEDLCAKDIMLKDVIVSSPTDLVAAAKLKMVRANIGGVPVVDGDELVGLITHRDVLLAGSEAMGLKVGDLMSKELSTVTKSVNIKEISRIMSDTGYQRIPVVEDKKLLGLITQSCIIRAFADNIDKK from the coding sequence ATGATTGAAGATTTATGTGCTAAAGATATAATGTTGAAAGATGTTATAGTTTCATCACCCACTGACTTGGTAGCAGCTGCTAAACTTAAGATGGTAAGGGCAAACATTGGGGGTGTTCCTGTTGTTGACGGTGATGAACTTGTAGGTCTCATAACTCATAGAGATGTTTTACTTGCAGGTAGTGAAGCTATGGGACTTAAAGTTGGAGATTTAATGAGTAAAGAATTATCTACAGTAACAAAATCAGTAAATATAAAAGAAATAAGTAGAATAATGTCAGATACTGGATACCAAAGAATTCCTGTTGTTGAAGATAAAAAACTCCTTGGTTTAATTACTCAAAGTTGTATAATAAGGGCGTTTGCAGATAATATTGATAAAAAATAG
- a CDS encoding CDC48 family AAA ATPase, with translation MERQEINLKVAEAIAQSDVGRGIARIDPACMEKLDLLDGDIIEIEANKITAAKAVSSQSDIGLGVIRIDGILRKNAGASIGGEIIVRKAEVKEAKKIVLAPVEHQISIRGDVRSAFANQVMTQGDIIVTGVRQQRTPQPGRGGSLIDDMFREMMDVSPLGEIKLAVVSTSPAGIVKVGPNTTLEVQTEPVDVSKVEGMKNVIDVSYEDIGGLKEEVKKVREMIEIPLKRPELFERLGISPPKGVLMHGPPGTGKTLLAKAVASESDAHFILINGPEIMSKYVGGSEENLREFFEEAEENSPSIIFIDELDAIAPKREETQGEVERRTVAQLLTLMDGLKSRGQVVVIGATNRPDSLDQALRRPGRFDREIEIGVPDSEERKEVMEIHTRGMPLDEDVDLDEIADTTHGFVGADLESLCKEAAMRVVRRILPEIKGDEEIPKETLKKIIVKKDDFKEALKEIQPSALREVLVQIPDIGWDDIGGLENAKQELQEAVEWPLKYPENFEKFGVKPPKGTLLFGSPGTGKTLLAKAVANESEANFIAVKGPELLSKWVGESEKGVREVFRKARQTAPTVVFFDEIDSIASTRGDSSGDSGVTQRVVNQLLTEIDGMEELQDVAIIAATNRPDIIDPGLMRPGRFDRHIKVENPNEEGRLAIFKVHSADMPLAKDVNLKKLAKETEDYVGADIEAVCREAAMLTLRDNIEAKEVSMKYFNKAMEKVKPTSDDGDMVQYL, from the coding sequence ATGGAAAGACAAGAAATAAATCTTAAAGTCGCTGAAGCAATAGCTCAAAGCGATGTTGGAAGAGGGATCGCGAGAATCGATCCAGCATGTATGGAAAAATTAGATCTTCTTGATGGAGATATAATTGAAATTGAAGCAAATAAAATCACAGCTGCAAAAGCTGTTTCATCACAAAGTGATATTGGGTTAGGTGTCATTAGAATTGATGGAATATTAAGAAAAAATGCAGGAGCATCTATTGGAGGAGAAATAATCGTTAGAAAGGCTGAGGTTAAAGAAGCTAAAAAGATTGTTCTTGCACCAGTAGAACATCAAATAAGTATTAGAGGAGATGTTAGATCTGCTTTTGCAAATCAAGTAATGACACAAGGAGATATTATTGTTACCGGAGTTCGTCAACAACGTACCCCTCAACCTGGCAGGGGTGGAAGTTTAATTGATGATATGTTTAGAGAAATGATGGATGTTTCTCCACTCGGTGAGATAAAGTTAGCAGTTGTTTCTACAAGCCCTGCAGGAATTGTAAAAGTTGGTCCAAATACAACTTTAGAAGTCCAAACTGAACCAGTCGATGTTTCAAAAGTTGAAGGAATGAAAAATGTTATAGATGTTAGTTATGAAGACATCGGTGGTCTAAAGGAAGAAGTTAAAAAAGTAAGAGAAATGATTGAAATTCCTCTTAAAAGACCAGAACTTTTTGAAAGATTAGGAATTTCCCCACCAAAGGGAGTTTTAATGCATGGACCTCCAGGAACTGGTAAAACACTCTTAGCCAAGGCAGTAGCTAGTGAAAGTGATGCCCATTTTATTCTTATCAATGGTCCAGAAATAATGAGCAAATATGTAGGAGGTTCTGAAGAAAATCTTCGAGAATTCTTTGAAGAAGCCGAAGAAAATTCTCCGTCTATCATATTTATAGATGAATTAGATGCAATAGCTCCAAAAAGAGAAGAAACTCAAGGAGAAGTAGAAAGAAGGACCGTTGCACAATTACTTACTTTGATGGATGGACTCAAATCAAGAGGACAAGTTGTAGTTATAGGAGCTACTAACAGGCCAGATTCCTTAGATCAAGCACTTAGAAGACCTGGAAGATTTGACAGAGAAATTGAAATAGGTGTTCCAGATAGTGAGGAAAGAAAAGAAGTAATGGAAATACATACACGAGGAATGCCTTTAGATGAAGATGTTGATTTAGATGAAATAGCTGATACCACACATGGATTTGTAGGAGCGGATTTAGAATCCTTATGTAAAGAAGCAGCTATGAGAGTTGTAAGAAGAATCCTACCTGAAATAAAAGGTGACGAAGAGATACCTAAAGAAACCTTGAAAAAAATAATTGTTAAAAAAGATGACTTTAAAGAAGCTCTTAAAGAGATTCAACCTTCAGCACTTCGAGAAGTTCTAGTCCAAATCCCAGATATTGGATGGGATGATATAGGAGGACTTGAAAATGCTAAACAAGAATTACAGGAAGCTGTTGAATGGCCATTAAAATATCCTGAAAACTTTGAAAAATTTGGAGTTAAACCTCCTAAAGGAACATTATTATTTGGTTCTCCAGGTACAGGTAAAACACTCTTAGCTAAAGCTGTAGCTAATGAAAGTGAAGCTAACTTTATAGCAGTTAAAGGTCCAGAACTTTTATCTAAATGGGTAGGAGAATCTGAAAAAGGCGTAAGGGAAGTATTTAGAAAAGCAAGACAAACTGCACCTACAGTCGTCTTTTTCGATGAAATTGATTCTATTGCAAGTACAAGAGGCGATTCTAGTGGAGATTCTGGTGTAACTCAAAGGGTGGTTAACCAGTTACTTACTGAAATCGATGGTATGGAAGAATTACAAGATGTGGCAATTATTGCAGCAACAAATAGACCAGATATCATTGATCCGGGATTAATGAGACCAGGAAGATTTGATAGGCATATTAAAGTAGAGAATCCTAATGAAGAAGGACGTCTCGCGATATTTAAAGTTCACAGTGCTGACATGCCACTTGCAAAAGATGTTAATCTCAAAAAATTAGCTAAAGAAACTGAAGATTATGTTGGAGCAGATATTGAAGCTGTTTGTCGTGAAGCTGCAATGTTAACCTTAAGAGATAATATTGAAGCTAAAGAAGTGAGTATGAAATACTTTAATAAAGCTATGGAAAAAGTTAAACCAACTTCAGATGATGGAGATATGGTGCAATATCTCTAA